The Argentina anserina chromosome 3, drPotAnse1.1, whole genome shotgun sequence genome includes a region encoding these proteins:
- the LOC126788715 gene encoding uncharacterized protein LOC126788715, protein MADIGGDGMPLEGMELYKQQFKQIFNTHLARILTFDPNSVVSEKGVREILHGLTAAAFGKGVIYNGGFIPRADYNMNEALEYLEFKEYPNARIGGERCFMQLLRECHDEAVRRELDNIVAQAALIGEAASKVLIQMMVVLNIEDRRELVEPFSDTLKMLSFLVDAFDWPGKSAYFGVVFNRIMVLMKQAHREFILQVTKRIRMPIYSLGYIEQLELNIGINEDYVPFVHRILGWTVRIVSKLESYLSFALLPNGDGPRLLETDTRSVGWLLKELQHLGDESMALFTMRAEVLFSTYKQHEYFNDIEPFLNRMYALANVLWKDLLSEVQVVNRPLFQGRVRLHVEGKIMKLYPKSTLIGIVGINSRKEAEWYTGKPVAYRYKNNVQKKISHYCCIWGKIIRPHGDFGILYAKFRSHLVPATIVRLRVYIGVK, encoded by the exons ATGGCCGATATCGGTGGTGATGGTATGCCACTTGAAGGGATGGAGTTATATAAGCAACAGTTCAAGCAGATTTTCAACACACACTTGGCAAGGATTTTGACTTTTGATCCCAACAGTGTGGTTTCAGAAAAGGGCGTACGCGAAATTTTGCACGGGTTAACTGCGGCAGCATTCGGCAAGGGCGTCATCTACAATGGCGGATTTATACCCCGGGCTGATTATAATATGAATGAAGCACTCGAATACCTCGAGTTCAAGGAGTACCCGAATGCTAGGATTGGCGGGGAGAGGTGCTTCATGCAGTTGCTCAGAGAGTGTCATGATGAGGCAGTGCGTAGAGAATTAGATAACATAGTAGCTCAAGCAGCTCTTATTGGTGAAGCAGCCTCGAAAGTTCTTATACAGATGATGGTGGTGCTGAACATAGAGGACAGACGGGAGTTGGTGGAACCGTTCAGTGATACCCTGAAAATGTTATCATTCTTAGTGGATGCTTTTGATTGGCCTGGGAAAAGTGCTTATTTTGGTGTGGTGTTTAACAGGATCATGGTTCTTATGAAGCAAGCACACAGAGAATTCATCCTACAGGTCACTAAGAGAATAAGGATGCCAATTTACAGTCTAGGATATATTGAACAGTTGGAACTAAATATTGGCATCAATGAGGACTATGTACCATTTGTTCACCGCATCCTTGGTTGGACTGTAAGAATTGTCTCAAAGCTGGAGTCTTATCTGAGCTTTGCACTACTGCCCAATGGGGATGGGCCGAGGTTGCTCGAAACAGATACAAGGTCAGTAGGTTGGCTGCTGAAAGAACTCCAACATCTGGGAGATGAGTCGATGGCTTTATTCACAATGAGGGCAGAGGTACTATTTTCCACGTATAAACAACATGAGTATTTCAATGATATTGAGCCATTTCTCAACAGAATGTATGCACTGGCAAATGTACTGTGGAAGGATCTGTTGAGTGAGGTGCAAGTGGTGAACAGACCCCTATTTCAAGGGAGAGTCAGATTGcatgttgaaggaaaaatcaTGAAACTGTACCCCAAGAGCACACTGATAGGGATAGTAGGAATCAACTCTAGGAAAGAAGCTGAGTGGTACACTGGAAAACCCGTTGCCTACCGCTACAAGAATAATGTGCAGAAAAAAATAAGCCACTACTGCTGCATTTGGGGAAAGATTATTAGGCCTCATGGTGACTTTGGTATCCTTTATGCTAAGTTCAGATCCCATTTGGTCCCCGCG ACAATTGTTCGGCTGAGGGTATATATTGGTGTCAAATGA
- the LOC126787116 gene encoding putative F-box/FBD/LRR-repeat protein At4g03220 produces MGMGYWCLNCFTSRGKASKEEEQEEEEEGNKHQHEQGNVISHLPDQEEEEEEGNKHQHEQGDVISHLPDQEEEEEEGEEGNKHQHEQGDVISHLPDQEEEEEGNKHHHEQGNIISHLLDQSIDVPADRISGDLFSRSSEREEIKIHEKLSSTISNDRISDLPDDVLLLILSFLPSKAIGRTSVLSRRWSHVWSSYPILDFSELLSGNEAAHRQMSARIINTVLACLVQSNFVFDQCYKVSLTKGSIDCFQRVRGDPDNSCLARVEELVLDVSFSSSANTSRLPQCQLKSHSISSSRLSSKAWLGFPSTYVVSSYILSLQDLTLNEMDFSGMDLLSVSSFPFLEKLKLYRCRGMTSLNICCPNLKDIQVWSMKLYSMQISGMRLETLYFYGNCIRDRVNISAPNLQSLDWGNYIANKCAIHNFPTPKRYRMRHDLFGGTRFKTTRHSLVIDLLSYSSQAEILELSHDYYLEILSEIYLESGGLPFSFGKLKTLRMSGEMRQRHLGGLACLLKSSPVVHTLDLWFSQEEEHKWNNDLLETLIPFLIRLKVVNIHLGKIISENAITFAKIMLKYGTDLENIILKFWRSGSALPPNALVDTIALLNGFPRASINAKLSTYCY; encoded by the coding sequence ATGGGCATGGGATACTGGTGTCTGAACTGTTTCACTAGTAGAGGAAAAGCTTCAAAGGAAGAGGAgcaggaagaggaggaggaaggaaACAAACACCAACATGAACAAGGAAACGTAATAAGCCATCTCCCAGAtcaagaggaggaggaggaggaaggaaACAAACACCAACATGAACAAGGAGACGTAATAAGCCATCTCCCAGAtcaagaggaggaggaggaggagggggaggaaGGAAACAAACACCAACATGAACAAGGAGACGTAATAAGCCATCTCCCAGAtcaagaggaggaggaggaaggaaACAAACACCACCACGAACAAGGAAACATAATAAGCCATCTCTTAGATCAGTCTATTGATGTTCCAGCTGACAGAATTAGTGGTGATCTCTTTTCTCGTTCTAGTGAGAGGGAAGAAAttaagattcatgagaagctGAGCAGTACCATTTCAAATGACAGAATCAGTGATCTCCCGGATGATGTGCTGCTTCTCATACTCTCATTCTTGCCTTCCAAAGCCATTGGTCGAACAAGTGTCTTATCTCGAAGATGGAGTCATGTATGGTCTTCCTATCCCATCCTTGACTTCTCTGAACTTCTTAGTGGTAATGAAGCTGCTCATCGTCAGATGAGCGCAAGGATCATCAACACGGTGCTGGCATGCCTCGTCCAAAGCAATTTTGTGTTCGACCAATGCTACAAAGTTTCCTTAACAAAAGGCAGCATAGATTGCTTTCAAAGAGTTAGGGGTGATCCAGACAATTCTTGTTTGGCTAGGGTTGAAGAGCTTGTGCTCGATGTCTCGTTCAGCAGTAGTGCAAATACATCTAGATTGCCTCAATGTCAACTTAAGAGTCACTCAATAAGTAGTAGTAGACTGAGCTCAAAGGCGTGGCTAGGGTTTCCATCTACTTATGTTGTTTCGTCGTATATCCTTTCGCTCCAAGATTTAACTCTAAATGAGATGGATTTCTCAGGTATGGATTTATTATCCGTTTCTTCATTCCCTTTTCTCGAGAAATTGAAACTATACCGGTGTAGAGGAATGACTTCTCTGAACATTTGTTGTCCAAACCTAAAGGACATACAAGTTTGGAGTATGAAGCTATATAGCATGCAGATCTCTGGAATGAGACTAGAGACGTTGTATTTTTATGGAAATTGCATCCGTGATCGGGTCAACATTTCTGCGCCGAATCTACAATCTTTGGATTGGGGAAATTACATTGCTAATAAGTGTGCCATTCACAACTTTCCTACGCCCAAAAGATATCGCATGCGTCATGACTTGTTCGGCGGTACAAGGTTTAAAACGACTCGTCATAGTTTAGTGATCGAtcttctttcctattcctccCAAGCTGAAATCCTTGAATTATCCCATGACTACTACCTCGAGATTCTATCAGAAATATATCTCGAATCTGGTGGCTTACCTTTCTCATTCGGGAAACTTAAAACCTTGAGAATGAGTGGTGAAATGAGGCAAAGACATCTTGGTGGTCTAGCATGCCTGTTGAAGAGCTCTCCGGTAGTCCACACCCTCGATCTCTGGTTTAGTCAGGAAGAAGAGCATAAGTGGAACAACGATTTGTTGGAAACATTGATCCCCTTTCTTATTCGCCTAAAGGTAGTCAACATTCACCTTGGTAAGATCATATCTGAGAATGCTATAACTTTCGCAAAGATTATGCTCAAATATGGAACAGATCTGGAAAACATTATTCTTAAATTTTGGAGGAGCGGAAGTGCTCTCCCACCCAATGCCCTAGTTGACACCATTGCTTTATTAAATGGATTCCCCAGGGCATCTATAAATGCCAAGCTCTCAACATACTGCTATTGA